A window of Mangifera indica cultivar Alphonso chromosome 13, CATAS_Mindica_2.1, whole genome shotgun sequence contains these coding sequences:
- the LOC123194889 gene encoding uncharacterized protein LOC123194889 isoform X2, with product MVQLMKSGNSTSEPGTTLFRNMVPVKLEIVEDSLEEEHGPLNKRSKPSSTLQQQQWSAWNNDSNDDAYPIPPSQYNPLDEPSPLGLQLRKSPSLLDLIQMRLSQAPENNLNPGAKETKAVAAPSSGATDKLKASNFPALLLRIGNWEYKSRYEGDLVAKCYFAKHKLVWEVLEGGLKSKIEIQWSDIMALKANCPDNGLGTLNVVLARQPLFFRETNPQPRKHTLWQATADFTDGQASIHRQHFLQCQQGLLDKHFEKLIQCDMRLNFLSRQPEINLDSPYFESRALICDNPDESKGDPVETTQGSRITGLQNLPSPVAANSPSFDIERGEPSGIGSENMSREAPSPSSGSGLCEVNSKGMRNWDQIKVPGLHPSMSMSDFMNHIENCLSDKITDRNQPVEGSDYRELLEDIAQYLLSDTQLTTASDEKSLMSRVNSLCCLLQNEPGAAQNFQANGESSDGRPNDENGKNVQLHISSEPLYDNKNGDEMKTPEVGAKDFSGSKPATGMSRKDSFSELLLHLPRIASLPKFLFNISEEDSESRSR from the exons atgGTTCAGTTGATGAAATCAGGAAACTCTACATCGGAACCTGGAACGACGTTGTTTCGGAACATGGTACCAGTGAAATTAGAGATCGTTGAAGACTCGTTGGAGGAAGAACACGGCCCTCTCAATAAGCGATCTAAACCTTCTTCAACTCTTCAACAACag CAATGGAGTGCCTGGAATAATGATAGTAATGATGATGCGTATCCAATCCCGCCATCACAATACAACCCACTTGATGAGCCGAGTCCTTTGGGCTTGCAGCTGAGGAAGAGCCCGTCGTTGTTGGATCTGATCCAAATGAGGCTTTCTCAAGCGCCAGAGAATAATCTTAATCCTGGAGCTAAGGAGACTAAAGCTGTGGCAGCTCCTTCTTCTGGTGCCACCGACAAACTCAAGGCTTCGAATTTCCCTGCTTTGCTTCTTAGGATTGGAAACTGGGAG TATAAATCGAGATATGAAGGTGACTTGGTTGCAAAATGTTACTTTGCAAAGCATAAGCTTGTTTGGGAGGTGCTTGAAGGTGGTCTCAAGAGCAAGATAGAGATTCAGTGGTCTGATATTATGGCTTTGAAGGCAAACTGTCCTGACAACGGTCTTGGGACTTTGAATGTTGTG CTTGCTAGACAGCCACTTTTCTTTAGGGAGACTAATCCGCAACCTAGAAAGCACACATTGTGGCAGGCTACAGCAGATTTTACTGATGGACAGGCTAGCATACACCG GCAACATTTTCTGCAGTGTCAACAGGGGCTGTTAGACAAACATTTCGAAAAGCTCATCCAGTGTGACATGCGTTTGAATTTTCTAAGCCGACAGCCAGAGATAAATTTAGATTCACCATACTTCGAATCAAGGGCTTTGATTTGTGATAATCCTGACGAATCAAAAGGTGATCCAGTGGAGACTACCCAAGGATCAAGAATTACTGGATTGCAGAATTTGCCATCACCAGTTGCAGCTAACTCGCCTTCCTTTGACATCGAAAGAGGGGAACCTTCTGGTATTGGATCAGAGAATATGTCTCGGGAAGCTCCTTCTCCTAGCTCAG GGAGTGGACTGTGTGAAGTAAATTCAAAGGGAATGAGGAATTGGGACCAGATAAAAGTGCCAGGCCTTCACCCATCGATGTCTATGAGTGATTTTATGAACCACATTGAAAACTGTCTTTCAGATAAGATAACTGACAGAAATCAACCTGTGGAGGGATCAGATTATCGTGAGTTACTGGAGGACATTGCACAGTACTTGCTCAGTGACACTCAGTTAACAACAGCTTCGGATGAGAAGTCTCTCATGTCAAGAGTCAATTCTCTCTGTTGCCTTCTGCAGAACGAACCTGGTGCAGCTCAAAACTTTCAAGCAAACGGGGAAAGTTCTGATGGTAGACCAAATGATGAAAATGGGAAGAATGTTCAGCTACACATCTCTTCCGAACCGTTGTATGATAACAAAAATGGTGATGAAATGAAGACTCCTGAAGTTGGTGCAAAAGATTTCTCTGGCAGCAAGCCAGCCACTGGCATGTCAAGGAAAGACTCATTCAGTGAGTTGCTGCTTCATCTCCCTCGAATTGCCTCTCTCCCAAAGTTCTTATTCAACATTTCAGAAGAAGATAGTGAGAGTCGATCAAGATAG
- the LOC123194889 gene encoding uncharacterized protein LOC123194889 isoform X1: protein MVQLMKSGNSTSEPGTTLFRNMVPVKLEIVEDSLEEEHGPLNKRSKPSSTLQQQQWSAWNNDSNDDAYPIPPSQYNPLDEPSPLGLQLRKSPSLLDLIQMRLSQAPENNLNPGAKETKAVAAPSSGATDKLKASNFPALLLRIGNWEYKSRYEGDLVAKCYFAKHKLVWEVLEGGLKSKIEIQWSDIMALKANCPDNGLGTLNVVLARQPLFFRETNPQPRKHTLWQATADFTDGQASIHRQHFLQCQQGLLDKHFEKLIQCDMRLNFLSRQPEINLDSPYFESRALICDNPDESKGDPVETTQGSRITGLQNLPSPVAANSPSFDIERGEPSGIGSENMSREAPSPSSVMDTRAIEGSGLCEVNSKGMRNWDQIKVPGLHPSMSMSDFMNHIENCLSDKITDRNQPVEGSDYRELLEDIAQYLLSDTQLTTASDEKSLMSRVNSLCCLLQNEPGAAQNFQANGESSDGRPNDENGKNVQLHISSEPLYDNKNGDEMKTPEVGAKDFSGSKPATGMSRKDSFSELLLHLPRIASLPKFLFNISEEDSESRSR from the exons atgGTTCAGTTGATGAAATCAGGAAACTCTACATCGGAACCTGGAACGACGTTGTTTCGGAACATGGTACCAGTGAAATTAGAGATCGTTGAAGACTCGTTGGAGGAAGAACACGGCCCTCTCAATAAGCGATCTAAACCTTCTTCAACTCTTCAACAACag CAATGGAGTGCCTGGAATAATGATAGTAATGATGATGCGTATCCAATCCCGCCATCACAATACAACCCACTTGATGAGCCGAGTCCTTTGGGCTTGCAGCTGAGGAAGAGCCCGTCGTTGTTGGATCTGATCCAAATGAGGCTTTCTCAAGCGCCAGAGAATAATCTTAATCCTGGAGCTAAGGAGACTAAAGCTGTGGCAGCTCCTTCTTCTGGTGCCACCGACAAACTCAAGGCTTCGAATTTCCCTGCTTTGCTTCTTAGGATTGGAAACTGGGAG TATAAATCGAGATATGAAGGTGACTTGGTTGCAAAATGTTACTTTGCAAAGCATAAGCTTGTTTGGGAGGTGCTTGAAGGTGGTCTCAAGAGCAAGATAGAGATTCAGTGGTCTGATATTATGGCTTTGAAGGCAAACTGTCCTGACAACGGTCTTGGGACTTTGAATGTTGTG CTTGCTAGACAGCCACTTTTCTTTAGGGAGACTAATCCGCAACCTAGAAAGCACACATTGTGGCAGGCTACAGCAGATTTTACTGATGGACAGGCTAGCATACACCG GCAACATTTTCTGCAGTGTCAACAGGGGCTGTTAGACAAACATTTCGAAAAGCTCATCCAGTGTGACATGCGTTTGAATTTTCTAAGCCGACAGCCAGAGATAAATTTAGATTCACCATACTTCGAATCAAGGGCTTTGATTTGTGATAATCCTGACGAATCAAAAGGTGATCCAGTGGAGACTACCCAAGGATCAAGAATTACTGGATTGCAGAATTTGCCATCACCAGTTGCAGCTAACTCGCCTTCCTTTGACATCGAAAGAGGGGAACCTTCTGGTATTGGATCAGAGAATATGTCTCGGGAAGCTCCTTCTCCTAGCTCAG TGATGGACACTCGTGCTATTGAAGGGAGTGGACTGTGTGAAGTAAATTCAAAGGGAATGAGGAATTGGGACCAGATAAAAGTGCCAGGCCTTCACCCATCGATGTCTATGAGTGATTTTATGAACCACATTGAAAACTGTCTTTCAGATAAGATAACTGACAGAAATCAACCTGTGGAGGGATCAGATTATCGTGAGTTACTGGAGGACATTGCACAGTACTTGCTCAGTGACACTCAGTTAACAACAGCTTCGGATGAGAAGTCTCTCATGTCAAGAGTCAATTCTCTCTGTTGCCTTCTGCAGAACGAACCTGGTGCAGCTCAAAACTTTCAAGCAAACGGGGAAAGTTCTGATGGTAGACCAAATGATGAAAATGGGAAGAATGTTCAGCTACACATCTCTTCCGAACCGTTGTATGATAACAAAAATGGTGATGAAATGAAGACTCCTGAAGTTGGTGCAAAAGATTTCTCTGGCAGCAAGCCAGCCACTGGCATGTCAAGGAAAGACTCATTCAGTGAGTTGCTGCTTCATCTCCCTCGAATTGCCTCTCTCCCAAAGTTCTTATTCAACATTTCAGAAGAAGATAGTGAGAGTCGATCAAGATAG
- the LOC123195124 gene encoding uncharacterized protein LOC123195124: MVVATQKTFIFTNLTSPYLTVNKNGSKLPAITLAKKKDISETSTPQQQNFPIKLSTSLLPRAAIAVFGLGFIDAGYSGDWSRIGVISEENEALLKTAAFVVVPLCIFLIVYLSREPEAEP, translated from the exons ATGGTAGTAGCCACACAAAAGACCTTTATCTTTACAAACTTGACTTCTCCTTATCTTACAGTGAACAAAAATGGCAGCAAGCTGCCGGCCATAACACTAGCCAAAAAGAAAGACATCTCTGAAACTTCAACACCTCAACAACAAAATTTTCCGATCAAACTTTCAACTTCACTTCTTCCCAGGGCTGCCATTGCGGTTTTCGGATTAGGGTTTATTGATGCCGG GTACAGTGGAGACTGGTCAAGAATTGGCGTAATTTCTGAAGAGAACGAAGCCTTGCTGAAAACTGCAGCTTTTGTTGTTGTTCCTCTTTGTATATTTCTGATAGTTTATCTTTCCAGGGAGCCTGAGGCTGAGCCTTGA
- the LOC123194686 gene encoding protein TSS-like: MAPKTGKAKPHKAKGEKKKKEEKVLPTVTEITVETPDDSQLTLKGISTDRILDVRKLLGVHVETCHLTNFSLSHEVRGSKLKDSVDIVSLKPCHLTIVEEDYTEDQAVAQIRRLLDIVACTNSFGPFPKQAVRSSNGLKESSSVENDASVQKSGSSDSEKASSGGVAVGQVAKNEKDPVESAADNSDVVSMCPPPRLGQFYDFFSFSNLTPPLQYIRRSTRPFLEDKTDDDFFQIDVRVCSGKPMTIVVSRKGFYPTGKHLLICHSLVSLLQQISRVFDAAYKALMKAFTEHNKFGNLPYGFRANTWVVPPVVADNPAVFPPLPVEDENWGGGGGGQGRDGKHDNRQWAKEFAILAAMPCKTAEERQIRDRKAFLLHSLFIDVSLFKAIAAINKLIDSNQSSPNDPAVSNSHEERVGDFVIKVTRDVSDASVKLDCKNDGSQVLDISKEDLAQRNLLKGITADENATVHDTSTLGVVIIRHCGYTAVVKVLMEVNWEGNPIPQDIDIEDQPEGGANALNVNSLRMLLHKSSSPQSTSTFQRSQSADFENLRSARSLVRKVMEGSLLKLQEEPSKDTRSIRWELGACWVQHLQNQASGKNDSKKTEEPKLEPAVKGLGKQGVLLKDIKKKTNAKISKTEQGKEFPADNSLETDKKSDTAHQKEQQKRDEEMENMWKNLLPEAAYLRLKESETGLHLKSPDELIEMAHKYYADTALPKLVADFGSLELSPVDGRTLTDFMHTRGLQMCSLGHVVELADKLPHVQSLCIHEMVVRSYKHILLAVVAAVDNVADLATSIASCLNILLGMPSTENVDANITSDDMLKWKWVETFLLKRFGWCWKNESCQDLRKFAILRGLSNKVGLELVPRDYDMDTAYPFRKTDIISMVPVYKHVACSSADGRTLLESSKTSLDKGKLEDAVNYGTKALSKLVSVCGPYHRMTAGAYSLLAVVLYHTGDFNQATIYQQKALDINERELGLDHPDTMKSYGDLAVFYYRLQHTELALKYVNRALYLLHLTCGPSHPNTAATYINVAMMEEGLGNVHVALRYLHEALKCNQRLLGADHIQTAASYHAIAIALSLMEAYSLSVQHEQTTLQILQTKLGSEDLRTQDAAAWLEYFESKALEQQEAARNGTPKPDASISSKGHLSVSDLLDYITPDADMKAREAQRKARAKVKGKSGQNWEIASDEYQKYDILSPTSPAVVNSSDTESKSEAQFAEIEDEKPHSSLPGQSILNKNDDLAQDDTSDEGWQEAVPKGRSLTGHRSSGSRRPNLSKLNTNFMNVSQSTRYRGKPTNFTSPKPILSESAASAGSNLPVSKKFVRSASFSPKLNNASHSSSGTEKSSPINPAPTDQLAKSAPAASPISVKAAGKLFSYKEVALAPPGTIVKVVTEQLPKENLAVEPSSQVSQEAAMLEVMPCDETGVKVKQEEKVKTPVGEKQLQVSEEEMKCRVNEEEKKEVEDSVESKSLEAKKGAASEDLETDAGKEAAVETTKVEERDEILRSENSDASKNLNGITSETEALKTVESDGCQAASPDLEPQSVSSEKITLQPREDASVPKEVTDKNTKDIPNGDISVTPLTIEGERQDEVETVKETTKKLSAAAPPFSPSTIPVFGSVPVPGFKEHGGILPPPVNIPPMLAVNPARRSPHQSATARVPYGPRLSGGYNRSGNRVPRNKHSFHNGEHTGEVNHFSPPRIMNPHAAEFVPGQPWVPNGYPVSPSGYLASPHGMPMSPNGFSLSPNSVPIMANGYPASLNGVPVIQNGFPALPVGSVESPTILFVNVGAESNTESAGENSSVENTDEKQPIELKALEDQSVHNESAHSVVHENATNQAPVTGDTVLVKETCNDKPHEGKQSKCWGDYSDSETETVEVTS, from the exons ATGGCTCCCAAAACAGGCAAGGCAAAACCCCATAAAGCCAagggagagaagaagaagaaggaagagaaag TTTTGCCCACAGTTACTGAGATTACAGTTGAGACTCCTGATGATTCACAACTCACTCTCAAG GGAATATCAACGGACAGGATATTGGATGTGAGAAAGCTTTTGGGTGTTCATGTGGAGACTTGTCATTTGACAAATTTCTCTTTGTCTCATGAG GTGCGAGGATCTAAACTAAAAGATTCAGTCGACATCGTCTCGCTCAAACCCTGCCACCTCACTATTGTCGAAG AGGACTACACGGAAGACCAAGCGGTTGCTCAAATTCGTCGGCTTCTGGACATCGTTGCCTGCACCAACAGCTTCGGCCCGTTTCCGAAACAGGCGGTCCGGTCCAGTAACGGTTTGAAGGAATCCAGTTCAGTCGAGAACGATGCTTCGGTTCAGAAATCCGGTTCTTCTGACAGCGAGAAAGCTTCCAGTGGAGGTGTCGCAGTCGGACAGGTGGCGAAGAATGAAAAGGACCCAGTTGAGAGTGCTGCGGATAACTCCGACGTGGTGTCGATGTGTCCGCCGCCGAGACTCGGCCAGTTCTACGATTTTTTCTCGTTCTCGAACCTCACTCCCCCGCTCCAAT ATATTCGTCGATCCACTCGGCCATTTCTTGAGGATAAAACGGATGAtgatttctttcaaattgat GTTCGGGTATGCAGTGGGAAGCCAATGACCATTGTAGTTTCCCGGAAGGGCTTCTACCCAACTGGAAAACATCTCCTTATTTGTCACTCTTTGGTTAGTTTGCTGCAGCAGATCAGCAGGGTTTTTGATGCT GCATACAAAGCCCTAATGAAAGCTTTTACTGAACACAACAAA TTTGGCAATCTTCCTTATGGTTTTCGGGCAAATACATGGGTTGTCCCACCTGTCGTTGCTGATAACCCAGCTGTTTTTCCACCACTTCCAGTGGAAGATGAAAATTGGGGAGGAGGCGGGGGTGGGCAGGGAAGAGATGGTAAGCATGATAACAGACAGTGGGCAAAAGAATTTGCAATTTTGGCTGCAATGCCTTGTAAAACTGCAGAAGAGAGGCAAATTCGAGATCGGAAAGCCTTTCTACTGCACAGTTTATTCATCGACGTTTCACTTTTTAAAGCTATTGCAGCTATCAACAAACTCATTGACAGTAATCAAAGTTCTCCAAATGATCCTGCTGTTTCAAACTCACATGAGGAAAGAGTTGGAGATTTTGTTATTAAGGTGACAAGAGATGTGTCTGATGCCAGTGTAAAATTAGATTGTAAAAATGATGGGAGTCAGGTCCTTGATATATCAAAAGAAGACCTTGCTCAGAGAAACTTACTCAAAGGCATAACAGCCGATGAGAATGCAACTGTTCAC GATACTTCTACATTAGGTGTAGTTATTATTAGACATTGTGGCTACACAGCAGTTGTAAAAGTTTTGATGGAGGTAAATTGGGAGGGGAATCCTATTCCACAGGACATTGATATTGAGGACCAACCTGAAGGTGGTGCAAATGCCTTGAATGTAAACAG CTTGAGAATGCTGTTGCACAAGTCATCCTCTCCTCAATCCACTAGTACATTCCAGAGATCTCAAAGTGCAGATTTTGAGAATTTGCGGTCTGCTAGGTCATTAGTGCGGAAAGTAATGGAGGGCAGTTTGTTGAAGTTGCAGGAAGAACCCTCTAAAGACACTAGATCTATTAGATGGGAGCTAGGAGCATGCTGGGTGCAACATTTACAAAATCAGGCTTCTGGGAAAAAtgattctaagaaaactgaagaACCTAAGCTTGAGCCAGCTGTCAAGGGCCTTGGGAAGCAAGGTGTACTGCTCAAGGatataaagaagaaaacaaatgcCAAAATCAGCAAAACTGAACAGGGCAAGGAGTTTCCTGCAGATAACAGCCTTGAAACAGATAAGAAATCTGATACCGCTCATCAGAAGGAACAGCAGAAACGGGATGAGGAAATGGAAAATATGTGGAAAAATCTTCTGCCTGAAGCTGCATATTTGCGTCTCAAAGAATCAGAAACAGGTCTCCACCTCAAG TCACCTGATGAGTTGATCGAAATGGCACATAAGTATTATGCTGATACTGCTCTTCCAAAACTG GTGGCAGATTTTGGCTCCCTTGAACTTTCACCAGTCGATGGAAGGACATTGACAGATTTTATGCACACCAGAGGTCTGCAAATGTGCTCCTTGGGGCATGTG GTTGAACTCGCTGACAAGCTCCCTCATGTGCAATCGCTATGTATACATGAGATGGTTGTTCGATCTTACAAACACATATTGCTAGCTGTTGTAGCAGCCGTTGATAATGTTGCTGACTTGGCTACATCAATAGCATCATGTTTGAATATACTGTTAGGAATGCCTTCAACGGAAAATGTCGATGCAAATATCACTAGCGATGACATGTTAAAATGGAAATGGGTCGAAACCTTTCTTTTGAAGAGGTTTGGTTGGTGCTGGAAGAATGAAAGCTGCCAGGATCTGAGAAAATTTGCCATTCTTCGAGGGTTATCTAACAAG GTTGGACTTGAGCTTGTTCCCAGGGACTATGATATGGACACTGCATATCCTTTTAGAAAGACGGATATCATAAGTATGGTTCCTGTGTATAAG CATGTTGCTTGTTCATCAGCGGATGGTCGTACTCTGTTGGAGTCATCCAAAACTTCATTAGATAAAGGTAAATTGGAGGATGCTGTCAATTATGGCACTAAG GCACTCTCAAAACTTGTCTCGGTATGCGGTCCTTATCATCGAATGACAGCAGGAGCATATAGCCTCCTGGCCGTGGTGCTGTACCATACTGGGGATTTTAACCAG GCTACCATCTACCAACAAAAAGCATTGGATATAAATGAGAGAGAACTTGGACTTGATCATCCCGATACAATGAAAAGTTATGGGGACTTAGCTGTGTTCTACTATCGGCTTCAACATACAGAGTTAGCCTTGAA gTATGTCAATCGTGCTTTGTATCTCTTGCATTTGACTTGTGGTCCTTCTCATCCAAATACTGCTGCCACATATATTAATGTGGCAATGATGGAAGAAGGTTTGGGGAATGTCCATGTTGCTCTTAGGTACCTCCATGAAGCTCTGAAGTGTAACCAAAGATTACTTGGAGCTGATCACATACAG ACTGCCGCCAGCTACCATGCCATAGCAATTGCTCTCTCTTTGATGGAAGCGTACTCCTTGAGTGTTCAGCATGAACAAACTACCCTCCAAATACTGCAGACCAAACTCGGGTCTGAGGATCTACGGACCCAG GATGCTGCTGCATGGCTTGAATACTTTGAGTCCAAGGCTTTGGAGCAGCAAGAAGCTGCACGCAATGGTACCCCAAAACCAGATGCCTCAATCTCGAGCAAAGGTCATTTAAG TGTTTCAGACCTTTTGGATTATATAACCCCAGATGCTGATATGAAGGCAAGAGAAGCCCAAAGGAAAGCTCGTGCAAAG GTTAAAGGCAAGTCAGGCCAAAACTGGGAAATAGCCTCTGATGAATATCAGAAGTATGACATTTTGTCTCCAACTTCTCCTGCTGTGGTGAATTCAAGTGATACAGAGAGCAAATCTGAAGCTCAATTCGCAGAAATTGAGGATGAGAAACCTCATTCAAGTCTTCCAGGTCAAtcaatattgaataaaaatgatgacCTGGCACAAGATGATACTTCAGATGAAGGATGGCAGGAAGCTGTCCCTAAGGGTCGCTCACTTACAGGTCATAGATCTTCCGGTTCAAGGAGGCCAAACTTGTCAAAACTGAATACCAACTTTATGAATGTGTCTCAGTCAACAAGATATCGAGGAAAGCCCACTAATTTTACATCCCCAAAACCAATCCTGAGTGAATCTGCTGCTTCTGCTGGATCTAATCTTCCTGTTTCTAAGAAATTTGTTAGAAGTGCAAGCTTCAGTCCAAAGCTAAACAATGCAAGCCACTCCTCTAGCGGAACTGAGAAATCATCTCCAATTAACCCAGCTCCCACTGACCAACTTGCCAAGTCTGCCCCTGCAGCTAGTCCAATTAGTGTTAAAGCGGCTGGAAAACTTTTCTCCTACAAAGAAGTTGCTTTGGCCCCTCCAGGGACAATTGTGAAGGTAGTGACTGAACAGTTACCAAAGGAGAATCTTGCAGTGGAACCAAGTTCTCAGGTGAGTCAGGAGGCAGCTATGTTAGAAGTCATGCCATGTGATGAGACAGGTGTAAAGGTTAAACAGGAAGAGAAAGTTAAGACACCTGTGGGAGAGAAACAGCTTCAGGTTTctgaggaagaaatgaaatgtcgTGTAaatgaggaagaaaagaaagaagtcGAAGATTCAGTGGAATCCAAATCCCTGGAGGCAAAAAAGGGTGCTGCTTCTGAGGACTTGGAAACAGATGCTGGAAAAGAAGCTGCAGTTGAAACCACAAAAGTTGAAGAGAGAGATGAAATTCTGAGATCGGAGAATTCAGATGCTTCCAAGAATTTAAATGGCATTACTTCTGAAACAGAAGCATTGAAGACAGTAGAATCAGATGGATGCCAAGCAGCCTCTCCTGATCTTGAGCCTCAATCTGtttcaagtgaaaaaataactttGCAGCCACGAGAAGATGCTTCTGTTCCCAAAGAAGTGACAGATAAAAACACAAAGGATATACCCAATGGTGACATCAGTGTTACACCGTTGACAATTGAAGGAGAAAGGCAAGATGAAGTTGAAACCGTAAAGGAAACAACCAAGAAACTTTCTGCTGCTGCTCCACCATTCAGTCCATCTACAATTCCAGTTTTTGGTTCAGTCCCAGTTCCTGGTTTTAAAGAACATGGGGGAATTCTGCCTCCTCCGGTGAATATACCTCCAATGCTTGCCGTTAATCCTGCCCGTAGATCACCTCACCAGTCAGCTACAGCTAGAGTTCCTTATGGTCCAAGGCTCTCTGGTGGCTATAATAGATCTGGAAATCGGGTTCCACGTAACAAACATAGTTTCCATAATGGTGAACATACTGGTGAAGTGAATCACTTCAGCCCTCCAAGAATAATGAATCCACATGCGGCTGAGTTTGTACCTGGCCAACCCTGGGTTCCCAATGGCTATCCAGTTTCACCGAGTGGTTATTTGGCTTCTCCACATGGCATGCCAATGTCTCCTAATGGTTTCTCTCTGTCCCCAAATAGTGTTCCAATAATGGCAAATGGATATCCAGCTTCACTGAATGGTGTGCCGGTGATTCAAAATGGATTTCCTGCATTACCTGTTGGTTCAGTAGAATCGCCTACtattttatttgtcaatgtTGGAGCTGAAAGCAACACCGAGTCTGCAGGAGAGAACTCCTCAGTGGAAAATACGGATGAAAAGCAGCCAATTGAGCTAAAAGCTCTCGAAGATCAATCTGTACATAATGAAAGCGCTCATTCTGTAGTTCACGAAAATGCAACAAACCAAGCACCAGTAACTGGAGACACTGTTCTGGTAAAAGAAACTTGCAATGACAAACCCCATGAAGGAAAACAAAGCAAGTGCTGGGGAGATTACAGTGACAGTGAAACAGAGACAGTTGAGGTTACAAGTTGA